In Gymnogyps californianus isolate 813 chromosome 1, ASM1813914v2, whole genome shotgun sequence, the following are encoded in one genomic region:
- the STK38L gene encoding serine/threonine-protein kinase 38-like isoform X2 has product MAMTAGTTTSFPMSNHTRERVTVAKLTLENFYSNLIIQHEERETRQKKLEVAMEEEGLADEEKKLRRSQHARKETEFLRLKRTRLGLDDFESLKVIGRGAFGEVRLVQKKDTGHIYAMKILRKADMLEKEQVAHIRAERDILVEADGAWVVKMFYSFQDKRNLYLIMEFLPGGDMMTLLMKKDTLSEEETQFYISETVLAIDAIHQLGFIHRDIKPDNLLLDAKGHVKLSDFGLCTGLKKAHRTEFYRNLTHNPPSDFSFQNMNSKRKAETWKKNRRQLAYSTVGTPDYIAPEVFMQTGYNKLCDWWSLGVIMYEMLIGYPPFCSETPQETYRKVMNWKETLVFPPEVPISEKAKDLILRFCIDSENRIGSNGVEEIKSHPFFEGVDWGHIRQLLAVGG; this is encoded by the exons ATGGCAATGACTGCAGGGACTACAACATCCTTTCCCATGAGTAACCACACCCGGGAGAGAGTGACGGTGGCCAAACTTACACTGGAGAACTTCTACAGCAACCTAATTATACAGCACGAAGAGAGAGAAACCAG GCAGAAGAAGCTAGAAGTGGCTATGGAAGAGGAAGGCCTTGCAGATGAGGAG AAAAAACTGCGCAGGTCACAACACGCTCGCAAAGAGACAGAGTTTCTGCGACTGAAGAGGACTAGACTTGGTTTGGATGACTTTGAATCTTTGAAAGTTATAGGAAGAGGAGCATTTGGGGAG GTACGCCTCGTTCAGAAGAAGGATACAGGTCATATTTATGCAATGAAGATACTAAGAAAAGCAGATATGCTGGAGAAAGAGCAG gtaGCCCATATCCGAGCAGAAAGAGATATTTTGGTTGAAGCGGATGGAGCCTGGGtagtgaaaatgttttacagctTTCAGGATAAAAGAAATCTTTACCTGATCATGGAGTTCTTACCTGGAG GTGACATGATGACCTTACTAATGAAGAAAGACACCTTATCAGAAGAGGAGACAcagttttacatttctgaaactgTGTTGGCCATAGATGCTATTCATCAGCTGGGATTCATCCACAGAGATATTAAACCAGATAACCTTCTGCTGGATGCTAAG ggtcaTGTAAAACTGTCTGATTTTGGGCTATGCACAGGTTTAAAGAAAGCTCACAGAACAGAGTTTTACAGGAACCTTACACACAACCCACCAAGTGACTTCT CATTTCAGAATATGAactcaaagagaaaagcagaaacatggAAGAAGAACAGGCGACAGCTG gcatATTCTACTGTTGGAACCCCAGACTATATTGCACCAGAAGTATTTATGCAGACTGGATACAACAAGCTATGTGACTGGTGGTCTTTGGGAGTGATTATGTATGAAATGCTAATAG GGTATCCACCTTTCTGCTCAGAAACGCCGCAAGAGACTTATAGGAAAGTTATGAACTGGAAAGAAACGTTGGTTTTTCCTCCAGAGGTGCCtatttcagagaaagcaaaggattTAATTCTAAG gttttgtatCGACTCGGAAAACAGAATTGGTAGTAATGGAgtagaggaaataaaaagtcatCCGTTTTTTGAAGGAGTGGACTGGGGACATATCag gcagCTACTGGCAGTAGGTGGGTGA